One window of the Manihot esculenta cultivar AM560-2 chromosome 14, M.esculenta_v8, whole genome shotgun sequence genome contains the following:
- the LOC110599855 gene encoding homeobox-leucine zipper protein HAT5 gives MASGGSNFSVLLQSQQRPSTSQPLDAFFLTGSSPSFLGSRSMVSFEDVHQINGSTRPFFRSFDHEENVDDELDEYFHQPEKKRRLSIDQVRFLEKSFEIENKLEPERKNQLAKDLGLQPRQVAIWFQNRRARWKTKQLEKDYEALQTSYNSLKADCDTLLKEKDKLNAEVNLLTEKLLLREEKVKLESSEKEILSEEPQKKPIGDSASEDEGSKISSVACKQEDISSAKSDIFDSDSPHYTDGVHSSLFEAEQSDLSQDEEDNLSKGLLPAYVFPKLEDADYSDPPASFEDNALWCWSY, from the exons ATGGCAAGTGGTGGCTCGAATTTTTCTGTTCTTCTCCAAAGCCAACAACGTCCTTCTACTTCTCAGCCTCTTGATGCCTTTTTTCTTACTGGgtcttctccttctttcctaG GCTCAAGATCCATGGTCAGCTTTGAAGATGTTCATCAAATAAATGGATCAACACGGCCTTTTTTCCGCTCTTTTGATCATGAAGAGAATGTTGATGATGAATTGGATGAGTATTTTCATCAACCTGAGAAGAAGAGGAGACTTTCTATTGATCAAGTTCGCTTTCTTGAAAAAAGTTTTGAGATTGAGAACAAGCTCGAACCCGAAAGGAAAAACCAGCTTGCAAAGGACCTTGGCCTGCAGCCTCGGCAGGTTGCCATATGGTTTCAAAACCGCCGAGCAAGATGGAAGACAAAACAGCTAGAGAAGGATTATGAAGCATTGCAGACTAGCTATAACAGCCTGAAGGCTGACTGTGATACCCTCCTCAAGGAGAAAGATAAACTAAATGCTGAG gtTAATCTGCTCACAGAAAAGCTGCTTCTCAGAGAGGAGAAGGTAAAACTGGAGTCTTCTGAGAAAGAAATATTATCTGAGGAACCACAGAAAAAGCCAATTGGTGATTCAGCTTCTGAGGATGAAGGATCAAAAATTTCATCTGTTGCCTGTAAGCAAGAAGATATAAGCTCAGCCAAAAGTGATATATTTGATTCAGACAGCCCGCATTACACTGATGGAGTTCACTCTTCACTGTTTGAAGCAGAGCAGTCAGATTTATCCCAGGATGAAGAAGATAATTTAAGCAAGGGACTATTGCCTGCATATGTCTTTCCAAAGCTTGAAGATGCTGATTACTCCGACCCGCCTGCAAGTTTTGAAGATAATGCGCTCTGGTGCTGGTCATACTAA